The Opitutus sp. DNA window GCTCACTCAGGCCTCGCTTGCCAAACTCGGCGGCCTTGGGGTGCGCGTGCTGCCCACCGGCAGCGGCCCGCTGGCCTGCGGCGAAGAGGGTGCCGGCCGGCTCCTTGAACCCGAGCAGCTCGTCATGCACGTCCTCGCCGAATTGGGGCCGAAGATCGCATGAGGGAGACAAGGCAGGGTTACACAGAGGGCACTAGAGGACCACAGAGTCCACGGAGTTAATCCTAGATCCAGTTAAAGAATTTCGTCCGTCCGTACATTAGTAAACTCCATGAACTCCGCCCTCCGTGACCTCCGTGCCACCTCTCGTGCCCTCTGTGTAACTGCTCCGCTCCGCTAATCCTCCTGCCTTTTCACGTGAACATCCTCATCACCGCCGGCGCGACCCGCGAACCCATCGACGCGGTGCGCTTTTTGTCCAACATCAGCACCGGCCGCACCGGAGCGCTGCTGGCCGACGCCCTCGCCGCCCACGGCCACACCGTCACGGTTCTCCACGGCGAAGCGGCCGTGCGCCCCAGCCGCGTGACCGACACCGAGTCGTTTTCCTCCACCGCAGCGCTGCAAGCCGCCCTGCGCCGCCGTCTCGGCAATGCCGCCCACCCCTATGACGCGGTTATCCACTGCGCCGCCGTCTCCGACTACCGCCCTGACTCCACTCACGAGGGTAAAATGTCCTCCTACGCCGCCGAACTGACGGTGCGCCTGGTGCCCACGCCAAAGCTGCTACCCGAGTTAAAAACCTACGCCGCGCCCCGACCGCTGAAGGTCGTTGGGTTCAAACTCACCGCCGGTGCCGATGCGCCGGCCCGCGCGGCGGCCGTGGCCAAACTGTTTGCCGCCGGCACCGTGGATGCGGTTATCCACAACGACATGGACGACCTGTCCACCGGCGACGCCCGCCCCTTCCACGCTTGGCGCGCCGGCCAACCCGCGCCCGAAACCTTGGCCGGAATCGAGGGGCTGATCCCCTGGTTGACGCAGTTTTTCGGGGCCTAAAGCGAATTCGCTGCGTCGAAGATCGGAGCCCTTGGCCCACCCCTGCGCTCACGCGCAAGGCCCCACGATCCCCGTACGGGCTCAAGCGATGTACTCCCCGTGGCCTTGAGCGTGAGCTCGAGGTGCCGGAACCCACGACTTGTACGTGATTCGTCTTAAGCCTGAATTCCGAAGTTCAAACCAACCACAGATTACACAGATTGCACAGATACAATCCCTTAGGAGGTAAAAGGACTCAGCGTGATCCCCTTTTTTTCATCCTGTCTTCAAATTCAGTAACACTCTGTTATCTGTGCTCATCTGTGAATTCCGTGGTTAAAACTTCGGCGTTCGGGTTAAGCCAGCCACTGAGCCCCTAAAACCTGGGCTTATTCCACGAGGGGGCGGCCGCTTTTTGCGAGTTAGCCCTAAGGTAACCGACCGAATGCGCCGATAGATAACTGACCTACTCTCGTCAGTTATGCTGCCCAAAACCACCCCCTCTGCGGCCCCCAGCTCGCCTGCCGGCTGCGCGACCCGCGATTCCGCGCACCCAACCGTGCACGCCCCGCTCGCACCGGCCCTGCCGCTTAAAGCGAACTGCGGAACTCGGGGCCACGCCCGTCTGCGTGGCGCCAGTCTGCCCATAGTCAGCGTGATCCTCATCGGGCTCGGGCTCAGTGTCGCAGCCACCTGGTGGACTGAACAGGTCGCCCGCTCGCGGGATTTTGAATACTTCAACCATCTAGGCGCGGACCTGAAGGCCGAGATCCACCGCTGCATTAATCATAGCGAGAACGGGCTGCGTGGCGCGCGCTCGCTCTGGCCCGCCAGCAAATCAGTCGAACGCGGCGAGTTCACCGCGATGATTGCCGAGCGCAACCTCGCCGAGGAGTTCCCCGGCGCCCTTGGCGTCGGTTTCATTCGCCGCGTGCCGCGAGCAAACCTGGCCGAATTCCTTGTCGCCACTCGCGCCGATGACGCCCCGGGATTCCAACTTAAAAGCCAGGGCGATGCAGCCGAACTCTACGTTGTTGAGTTTATCCACCCGCTGGCGCCGAACGCAGCCGCCGAGGGATTTGATTTCGCGCAAGATCCACGGCTTCGCGCGGCCGCTGAGCACGCCATGCGCAGCGGTGAAATCGCCTTTACCCCGCCGCTTTTGCTCAACCCACAAGACCCGTCCAGCAAAGGGGTTTTTATGATTTTTCCGGTTTACCGAAACGGTAGCCGGCCCGCCACCGCCGACGAGCGCAGCGCAGCGCTCCTGGGCTGGACTTACCTGCCGGTGAGCGCCTCGCGCTTGCTCGCCTCCCTCACCAGCGGGCTGAGCGAGCAGATCAACTTTGATGTTTTGGGCGGCCCCGACCGCAGCCAACCCGTGTTCCAAACCGGAAAAGCCGAAGCTGGCGCTAGCGCACCAACGGCCCATGCGCCGAGGGGATTTCATCGCGTTATCCCCCTTCAGTTGCGCAACGAGTCGTGGGAACTGTCCGTCACTCCCAGCACACACTTCGAAGCGACTTCGCGCCTGAGTGTTTATAGCGCTGCGCTCATCGGGCCCATCCTCACCCTGTTGGTCGCCGGCCTGCTGCTCAGCTACCAGCGTACCTCGCAAAAAGCCCGCGCTCTAGCCGAAGCCATGACCGCCGATCTGGCTGAAGCCAAAAACAATGCCGAGCAACTCGCCCTGGTCGCCACCCGCACCACCAATGCCGTCGTTTTCACCGATGCCCAGCGGCGGATCACCTGGGTAAACGATGGGTTCGTACGCATCACCGGCTATACGGCCAGAGAGGCCATTGGCAAAAAACCCGGCGACTTCTTGCAATCCGTTCGCACTGACCCGGCCACGATTCGGGCCATGCGCGCCGCGTTTGACCGTGGCATGAGTTTCCAGGGCGACATCTGCAACCAGCGCAAGGACGGCCAGGATTATTGGGTGAACCTCGATGTTATCCCGCTGCATGACGAGCTGGGCCAGCTCACCGGCTTCATGGCCACCAAGCTCGATATCACCGCGAGCAAACTCACCGCAGATCGGCTCGAGATCGAAAGGCAGCGCGCCGAAGCCGCGCTGACCGACCTGCGCCGCACCGAGAGCGAGTTGCAGCAAAAGGCCT harbors:
- a CDS encoding DNA/pantothenate metabolism flavoprotein, encoding MNILITAGATREPIDAVRFLSNISTGRTGALLADALAAHGHTVTVLHGEAAVRPSRVTDTESFSSTAALQAALRRRLGNAAHPYDAVIHCAAVSDYRPDSTHEGKMSSYAAELTVRLVPTPKLLPELKTYAAPRPLKVVGFKLTAGADAPARAAAVAKLFAAGTVDAVIHNDMDDLSTGDARPFHAWRAGQPAPETLAGIEGLIPWLTQFFGA